A genome region from Coprococcus phoceensis includes the following:
- a CDS encoding PcfJ domain-containing protein produces MRKKELLTIGCLQATRKMLKFAKKEEKRYRKQRVQKKMQQFDREVYVRICKKGEILAVSFFRVKEMLNKQIQPELVVFLNKKECTYLSYIPREAKWRTATIMNIIGYSYWSFYHCTKRDWALFRKYFDTECSRWTPLKVNAIRSIIQEFQTDILWDKIEEKRRQETDEWDQVMSQIPALPKDWERWCRKSVITQHYIFYKPERKGEGYCSRCNTRVQGISPKHNQYGICPKCRQRIQYKSMKMQKRIIPKAEHTYLLQKFGVDQMVIRKFAVYANFHQNNGFIPEISWLETRRVIVEEDFSQTAYYYGKYKDDSYRWRESLYAYYHYDFEGNKGTIYQRTLFSLNQGILKKSGLYEFQKNMRMVEPETYLLYRYNCPAIEKVAKAGLKKIVVQSIQRKSQLPNYKKLVEILGINSCLLKQLVKVDGGRSSLSWLQKMKDTQKWIPENILQYFETHNISTTDVTFIEKQMSPQQIYHYLRRMEKESGLSAEKVLTIWRDYLSMVKKLGKNLEDSIIYRPRALERRHDEAVKSLQEVDTKKRAAELREKFPNLEKICKEITPIYQFLKDEKYAVLVPQKIEDIIKEGEALHHCVGTQEWYFDRISRKASYIVFLRRQENLEKEFYTMEIEPNGNVVQKSKEYNRTGEDYEEAEIFLKKWKKNVLKKIEKQEKVPEKPQVTLWTAELSAAYKDHVVIKGGKHQGQYLTDVLEAEQRTAA; encoded by the coding sequence ATGAGGAAAAAAGAATTATTGACAATCGGCTGCTTGCAGGCAACAAGGAAAATGCTAAAATTTGCGAAAAAAGAAGAAAAAAGATACCGGAAACAGAGGGTGCAAAAGAAAATGCAACAGTTTGACCGTGAAGTATATGTTAGGATTTGTAAAAAGGGAGAAATTTTAGCAGTTTCATTTTTTAGGGTAAAAGAAATGCTTAATAAACAGATACAGCCAGAACTCGTTGTATTCTTAAATAAAAAAGAGTGTACTTACCTTTCTTATATTCCAAGAGAAGCGAAATGGAGAACAGCCACGATTATGAATATTATTGGTTATTCTTATTGGAGCTTTTATCACTGTACCAAAAGGGATTGGGCATTATTCCGGAAATATTTTGACACAGAATGTAGCAGATGGACACCTTTGAAAGTTAATGCTATCAGAAGTATTATACAAGAGTTTCAAACGGATATTTTATGGGATAAGATAGAGGAAAAACGCAGACAAGAAACTGATGAATGGGATCAGGTAATGTCCCAGATTCCAGCCCTTCCAAAGGATTGGGAAAGGTGGTGCAGAAAGTCGGTCATTACACAACACTATATTTTCTATAAACCGGAAAGAAAAGGAGAAGGATACTGCAGCAGATGTAATACTAGGGTGCAGGGGATTTCACCAAAGCATAATCAATATGGTATCTGCCCGAAGTGTAGACAGCGAATACAATATAAATCCATGAAAATGCAAAAAAGGATTATTCCCAAAGCAGAGCATACTTATTTGCTACAGAAGTTCGGAGTTGATCAAATGGTAATCAGAAAGTTTGCTGTTTATGCAAATTTCCATCAGAATAATGGTTTCATTCCGGAAATAAGCTGGCTTGAAACCAGAAGGGTAATCGTGGAAGAAGATTTTTCTCAAACAGCATATTATTACGGAAAATATAAAGATGACTCCTATCGATGGAGAGAATCTTTGTATGCGTATTACCACTATGATTTTGAGGGAAATAAAGGCACGATATATCAGAGAACCTTATTTTCCCTAAATCAAGGTATTTTGAAGAAATCAGGGCTATACGAATTTCAAAAAAACATGAGGATGGTAGAGCCGGAAACATATTTGTTATACCGTTATAACTGCCCTGCCATCGAGAAAGTTGCAAAGGCGGGGTTGAAAAAAATTGTAGTTCAAAGCATTCAAAGAAAGAGCCAGCTTCCAAATTACAAAAAACTGGTAGAAATCTTGGGGATAAACAGTTGCCTACTAAAGCAGTTGGTGAAAGTGGATGGAGGAAGATCTAGCTTATCCTGGCTACAAAAAATGAAGGATACACAAAAATGGATTCCAGAAAATATACTTCAGTATTTTGAAACACATAATATTTCCACAACGGATGTTACCTTTATTGAAAAGCAAATGTCACCACAGCAGATTTATCATTATTTAAGAAGAATGGAAAAGGAAAGTGGACTATCTGCAGAAAAGGTTTTAACGATATGGAGAGATTATTTATCCATGGTAAAGAAATTAGGAAAAAATCTAGAGGATTCTATCATTTATAGACCGAGGGCGTTAGAAAGAAGGCATGATGAGGCAGTAAAATCTCTACAGGAAGTAGACACAAAGAAGAGAGCGGCAGAACTGCGAGAGAAATTTCCAAATTTGGAAAAGATTTGTAAGGAAATCACACCTATCTATCAATTCCTAAAAGATGAGAAATACGCAGTACTGGTTCCTCAGAAGATCGAAGATATCATAAAAGAAGGAGAAGCATTACACCATTGTGTAGGAACACAGGAATGGTATTTTGATCGGATCAGCAGAAAAGCCTCTTATATTGTTTTCTTACGCAGACAGGAAAATCTTGAGAAAGAATTTTATACCATGGAAATTGAACCAAATGGAAATGTTGTACAAAAAAGTAAGGAATATAACAGAACGGGAGAGGATTATGAAGAGGCAGAAATATTTTTAAAGAAATGGAAAAAGAACGTATTGAAAAAAATAGAAAAACAAGAAAAAGTTCCTGAAAAACCACAGGTTACGCTGTGGACTGCAGAACTTTCTGCTGCTTATAAGGATCATGTGGTGATAAAAGGTGGAAAACATCAGGGGCAGTATCTGACAGATGTGTTGGAAGCAGAACAGAGAACAGCCGCTTAG
- a CDS encoding DUF7666 domain-containing protein: MIAYKAFQKDLSCLGYQYQETEWNYTEKAACRKTGFHCAENPLDCLIYYSNPSLAQYCVVEVAGERQEEGDDSKIACTQLRIVRRLTLLELLVEGVAYMLHYPQRRLSKIVQIEKGSPMGGFTVVRGKHPIGKGSDDTILLFIREDYTGNITDFSVIMIDGKEYIPNVYYDFDGRKVEG; the protein is encoded by the coding sequence ATGATTGCGTATAAAGCATTCCAGAAAGATTTGAGTTGTTTGGGATATCAATATCAGGAAACAGAATGGAATTATACGGAAAAAGCCGCCTGCAGAAAAACGGGCTTTCATTGTGCTGAAAATCCTTTGGACTGTCTGATTTACTATAGTAATCCGTCCTTGGCACAATATTGTGTGGTTGAGGTCGCAGGAGAACGTCAGGAAGAAGGAGATGACAGTAAAATCGCCTGCACACAGCTTCGGATTGTCAGAAGACTGACGTTATTGGAGCTTTTAGTAGAAGGGGTTGCCTATATGCTCCACTATCCGCAAAGAAGGTTGAGCAAAATTGTACAGATAGAAAAAGGTAGTCCCATGGGGGGATTCACAGTAGTACGTGGGAAACATCCCATCGGAAAAGGAAGTGACGATACAATCCTCCTTTTTATTAGGGAAGACTACACAGGAAATATCACTGATTTTTCAGTAATCATGATTGACGGAAAAGAATATATCCCAAATGTTTATTATGATTTTGATGGAAGAAAGGTAGAAGGATAG
- a CDS encoding Cas9 inhibitor AcrIIA9 family protein, with protein sequence MLETMIENTKDLNMVADRLRARGEISRLQELCKERLIPENDMQDFLQGKRLRLAEVPLEEKKFSTASEKIAEEMYQFEGPGLAVALGQYLLERCENEILSAQILLPHKSLEKGINFILQRVYEESKDYLQQNRNGQNGAGVAVSSEKVYHWLEEYYALDDAEEERKKKEEERERKRKAQEKPAVKDVKTSIRESKPKADSQLSLFDMLENGEKTEEENDCV encoded by the coding sequence ATGCTTGAGACAATGATAGAAAATACGAAAGATTTGAATATGGTTGCAGACCGTTTAAGAGCAAGAGGTGAAATTTCACGTTTGCAGGAACTTTGCAAAGAAAGGCTGATACCAGAAAATGATATGCAGGATTTTTTGCAGGGAAAAAGACTTCGGCTGGCAGAAGTGCCGTTGGAAGAAAAGAAATTTTCTACTGCTTCTGAAAAGATTGCGGAAGAAATGTATCAGTTTGAAGGACCAGGGCTGGCAGTGGCTTTAGGGCAGTATCTCTTGGAACGCTGTGAAAATGAAATCCTTAGTGCACAGATACTGCTGCCTCATAAATCTTTGGAAAAAGGAATCAATTTCATTCTGCAAAGAGTATATGAAGAGTCAAAAGACTACTTGCAACAGAATCGAAATGGACAAAATGGTGCAGGAGTCGCAGTTAGTTCAGAAAAAGTGTACCATTGGTTGGAGGAATACTATGCATTAGATGATGCTGAGGAAGAACGGAAAAAGAAAGAGGAAGAACGGGAACGAAAAAGAAAAGCACAAGAAAAACCTGCTGTAAAAGATGTAAAGACTTCTATCAGAGAAAGCAAGCCAAAAGCAGACAGTCAACTCTCTCTTTTTGATATGCTGGAAAATGGAGAAAAAACGGAGGAAGAAAATGATTGCGTATAA
- a CDS encoding DNA methyltransferase: MKTRMDFCIVFCMCRKEYDSVQESDLQRASKILRTEFGSDWKQIVQTLGTRELTHCVGQDLTSFMAFPERAEGGNNQWRGNCSPQVVAKLIQFVKKCRQYEKKKDFLFLDPMSGSGTSQDVAEKLHISSVLYDLNPHPPKGIGNWNALKDEVMHSADLIFFHPPYHDIIRYSGNMWGRPHEDDLSRCENYEDYIEKLNYVIKKLYFSLRHNGYLAILVGDIRQKGIFHSIAADMLHIGNMKSWIVKGQFHCTSNKKQYSGKPFIPIVTETLVLFQKEEIFLVPFSIRKEGTFQIHEQDSIALTWFHLLRMTMEHLDGHATLKQLYQELREHPKAKKNKNYEARIRATLYEHADCFLPLARGTFRLKYR, encoded by the coding sequence ATGAAAACCAGAATGGATTTTTGTATCGTTTTTTGTATGTGCAGAAAGGAGTATGATAGTGTGCAAGAAAGTGATTTACAGCGTGCAAGTAAAATTCTACGCACAGAATTTGGTTCCGATTGGAAACAAATTGTACAGACGTTAGGGACAAGAGAACTTACACATTGCGTAGGACAAGATCTGACTTCTTTTATGGCATTTCCGGAACGGGCAGAAGGAGGCAACAATCAGTGGAGAGGAAATTGTTCCCCACAGGTTGTAGCAAAACTCATTCAGTTTGTAAAAAAATGCAGGCAGTATGAAAAGAAGAAGGATTTTTTGTTTCTGGATCCCATGAGCGGTTCCGGAACCAGCCAAGATGTGGCAGAAAAATTGCATATTTCCTCTGTCTTATATGATTTAAACCCGCATCCGCCAAAGGGGATTGGAAACTGGAATGCATTAAAAGATGAAGTAATGCACAGTGCAGATCTAATTTTTTTCCACCCACCTTACCATGACATTATCCGGTATTCCGGAAATATGTGGGGAAGACCGCATGAAGATGATTTGAGCAGATGTGAAAACTATGAAGATTATATTGAAAAACTGAACTATGTGATCAAAAAACTATATTTTAGCCTAAGACACAATGGATATCTGGCAATCCTGGTAGGAGACATCCGGCAGAAAGGCATCTTCCATTCTATTGCAGCAGATATGCTCCATATTGGAAATATGAAGTCTTGGATTGTAAAGGGCCAGTTTCATTGCACTTCCAATAAGAAACAATATTCAGGAAAACCTTTTATTCCTATTGTGACAGAAACATTGGTACTTTTTCAAAAAGAAGAAATTTTTCTTGTACCATTTTCAATCAGAAAGGAAGGGACATTCCAGATACATGAACAGGATTCTATTGCACTGACGTGGTTTCATTTATTACGAATGACAATGGAACATCTAGATGGACATGCAACGCTAAAGCAGCTATATCAGGAATTAAGAGAGCACCCAAAAGCCAAGAAGAATAAAAACTATGAGGCGAGAATTCGGGCAACTTTATATGAACATGCCGATTGTTTTCTGCCTTTAGCAAGAGGAACTTTTCGGCTAAAGTACCGATAG
- a CDS encoding ABC transporter permease: MRNKVQPNNSIVALKKLWGIIHWSLIRHKYLIPTFSIVQGIFAVAIICGMALLIPEIDEVTAVYLSSGALTLDIIAIGCVLAPQIVNESKQNGVFKYQKTLPVSRSIILLSDIIIWGIASLPGILMGCIAAVLRFDVDLQINFGSIMIILISQFSMICIGFCIAYWFPPNMMALATQVIMIGGLLFSPITYPAERLPRWTEYIYKILPFVPTSDLIRTSFFGGKEISYYDLFIVLLWGILAFLLALCALTKRE, from the coding sequence ATGAGAAATAAAGTACAACCTAATAATTCAATAGTAGCCTTAAAAAAACTGTGGGGAATAATTCATTGGAGTCTGATCCGTCATAAGTATTTAATTCCAACTTTTAGCATTGTACAAGGTATTTTTGCTGTTGCAATTATATGCGGAATGGCATTGCTGATACCTGAAATAGATGAAGTGACTGCGGTATATTTATCATCAGGAGCTTTGACTTTAGATATTATCGCAATTGGGTGTGTATTGGCTCCGCAGATTGTTAATGAGTCTAAACAAAATGGAGTGTTTAAATATCAAAAAACCCTTCCCGTTTCTAGAAGTATTATCCTTTTATCAGATATTATTATATGGGGGATTGCGTCATTACCAGGAATTTTGATGGGGTGCATAGCGGCAGTCTTAAGGTTTGATGTAGACTTACAAATCAATTTTGGTAGCATAATGATTATTTTAATTTCACAATTCTCCATGATTTGTATTGGATTTTGCATTGCATATTGGTTTCCACCTAATATGATGGCATTAGCAACACAGGTAATAATGATTGGTGGCCTTCTATTTTCCCCAATAACATACCCGGCAGAACGTTTGCCCAGGTGGACAGAATATATTTATAAAATTTTACCGTTTGTACCGACAAGTGACTTAATAAGGACATCTTTTTTCGGTGGAAAAGAAATTTCATATTACGATTTGTTTATAGTTCTATTATGGGGAATACTTGCTTTCTTATTAGCACTATGTGCCTTAACCAAGAGGGAATGA
- a CDS encoding ABC transporter ATP-binding protein — protein MGSSELQIVNLSKTYRKGKIKANDNITVTLMPNEVTALIGHNGAGKTTLLNQIVGNVKPDSGTITYNGISFIDNTKLARNYVSMMPQFHAPLVGVTLRQAIESVLRIRGASGKIIGSYTNQVIKDLDIGQWADQPGDKLSGGLQRLTSFAMSVVYPAQIILLDEPTNDIDPVRRKLVWQYMKKLAKEGHIILVVTHNLLEVEQYADRYILMDSGQIIREAPTSTFNNNFAASVLSVNFDNFNDWENIPDSMEHKFIKDEMKMIFTLSSEQILDAIQWVLDLMKEGKILNYKLTSAILDVSYGGLVNEK, from the coding sequence ATGGGATCTTCAGAATTGCAGATTGTAAATCTTAGCAAAACATATAGGAAAGGAAAAATTAAAGCCAATGATAATATCACAGTGACCTTAATGCCTAATGAAGTCACTGCTTTAATCGGTCATAATGGCGCTGGAAAGACTACTTTGTTAAATCAAATTGTAGGCAATGTAAAACCAGACAGCGGAACAATAACTTACAATGGAATATCATTTATAGATAATACAAAATTAGCTAGAAATTATGTATCAATGATGCCACAATTTCATGCTCCGCTTGTGGGAGTTACATTGCGTCAAGCAATAGAATCGGTTCTACGCATTAGAGGGGCTTCTGGAAAGATAATAGGTTCTTATACGAATCAAGTGATAAAAGATTTGGATATTGGGCAATGGGCAGATCAACCAGGGGATAAATTATCAGGAGGCTTACAAAGATTAACTTCATTTGCAATGTCAGTAGTATATCCAGCACAGATAATATTATTGGATGAACCAACAAATGATATTGACCCAGTGCGTCGAAAATTAGTTTGGCAATATATGAAAAAATTAGCTAAAGAAGGGCACATTATTTTAGTAGTTACGCATAATTTATTAGAAGTCGAACAATATGCAGATAGATATATTTTAATGGATAGCGGACAAATTATCCGTGAAGCACCTACTTCAACTTTTAATAATAATTTTGCGGCAAGTGTTTTATCAGTTAATTTTGATAATTTTAATGATTGGGAAAATATTCCAGATTCAATGGAACATAAATTTATAAAAGATGAAATGAAAATGATATTTACATTATCTTCAGAACAAATTTTAGATGCTATTCAATGGGTTTTGGATTTGATGAAAGAAGGAAAGATATTAAATTACAAACTTACATCAGCAATATTAGATGTTTCATATGGAGGGTTGGTCAATGAGAAATAA
- a CDS encoding ThiF family adenylyltransferase translates to MNTLYNRPRIKPIYPLYRLNKKEFRIGAQLGITAEFGDPEGQLWELASRLNGRPVKEVILEMRNLFPELSEEDILEGIKILENEGFLEETLEEQGKDIAERYIANVNYFSRYANIDENRYEYQKKIRQTTILLLGLGGGGSNILTMLAGLGPKKIIIVDYDNVEYSNLGRQLLYTESDIGKPKAETAAKAIEKMNSDIMIEAHNKKIETPEDVLEFIEGVDLVICAIDEPPFVAQRIVNKAIIEAKVPCVFGASQVSRGRVFTVIPGETGCFDCLNLHYSMHDPQFVEQFVAFRNINFNPPTIAYAPAIFQLTAAIVDEAVRVITGYAKPRSLGTQYEINFEDGSSFTHPSWPRYTKECPTCGCGKSEDWEIFQYYENRK, encoded by the coding sequence ATGAATACTTTATATAATAGACCTAGAATTAAACCTATTTATCCCTTATACAGACTTAATAAGAAAGAATTTAGAATTGGAGCACAACTGGGAATTACTGCTGAATTTGGCGATCCTGAAGGGCAGTTGTGGGAATTGGCAAGTAGGTTGAATGGACGTCCTGTTAAAGAAGTTATCCTAGAAATGAGAAATTTATTTCCAGAATTATCAGAGGAAGACATTCTAGAGGGAATAAAAATATTAGAAAATGAAGGGTTCTTAGAAGAAACACTAGAAGAACAAGGAAAAGATATAGCGGAGAGATATATTGCCAATGTGAATTATTTTAGTAGATATGCCAATATTGATGAAAATAGATATGAATATCAAAAAAAGATAAGACAAACAACCATTTTGCTTTTGGGACTGGGAGGCGGAGGTTCTAATATTTTAACGATGTTAGCAGGGCTAGGACCAAAGAAAATTATAATTGTAGACTATGATAATGTTGAATACAGTAATTTAGGAAGACAATTATTATATACCGAATCAGATATCGGAAAGCCTAAAGCGGAGACAGCAGCAAAAGCCATTGAAAAAATGAATTCAGACATTATGATTGAGGCACACAATAAAAAAATAGAAACCCCAGAAGATGTATTGGAATTTATTGAAGGTGTAGATTTGGTGATATGTGCTATTGATGAACCACCATTTGTTGCACAACGTATTGTGAATAAGGCAATTATTGAGGCAAAAGTACCTTGCGTTTTCGGAGCATCACAGGTTAGTAGAGGAAGAGTATTTACAGTAATACCTGGAGAAACAGGATGTTTTGATTGTCTAAATTTACATTATAGTATGCACGACCCTCAATTTGTTGAACAATTTGTGGCATTTAGAAATATTAATTTTAATCCGCCAACGATTGCATATGCACCTGCAATTTTTCAACTTACGGCAGCAATTGTAGATGAAGCAGTACGTGTTATAACGGGGTATGCAAAACCAAGAAGTTTAGGCACTCAGTATGAAATAAATTTTGAGGATGGCTCATCATTTACCCATCCGTCTTGGCCACGTTATACAAAGGAGTGTCCAACTTGTGGATGTGGAAAAAGTGAAGATTGGGAAATATTTCAGTATTACGAAAACAGAAAGTAA